A DNA window from Aestuariispira ectoiniformans contains the following coding sequences:
- a CDS encoding lysine--tRNA ligase → MSDTDMREIAMQAKAWPFEEARKVLARLGGKKPEKGYVLFETGYGPSGLPHIGTFGEVLRTTMVRRAFEMMSDIPTRLFAFSDDMDGLRKVPDNVPNQELLAQHLGKPLTQVPDPFGTHDSFGQHNNARLQAFLDSFGFEYEFRSATECYKSGEFDQALLDVLRNYEKVQNIMLPSLGEERRKTYSPFLPICPETGIVLQVPVVELNPEAGTIVYEREDGKKVETEVTGGKCKLQWKPDWAMRWHALGVDYEMSGKDLTDSVKLSGKICRALGSRPPENLTYELFLDEQGQKISKSKGNGLSMEEWLTYATPESLANFMFAKPKTAKRLYFDVIPKQVDEYYAHVRSFDGQEPAKKLESPAWHIHNGQPPKDVPPLSFSILLNLASVCNAEDPSVLWGFISRYVPGATPQNNLALDKLVGYAVRYYQDFVKPTKKYRLPVGKEVEALQELKARLDNMPEDADGEAAQTAVYEVGKAHEFDNLRDWFKAQYEILLGQETGPRMGSFIALYGLRETSDLIDRALKGEDLSA, encoded by the coding sequence ATGTCTGACACCGACATGCGCGAAATCGCAATGCAAGCAAAAGCATGGCCCTTTGAGGAGGCCCGCAAGGTCTTGGCGCGTCTCGGTGGCAAAAAACCGGAAAAAGGTTACGTCCTGTTCGAAACCGGCTACGGCCCGTCCGGCCTGCCGCATATCGGTACTTTCGGGGAAGTGCTGCGCACGACGATGGTCCGCCGCGCTTTTGAGATGATGAGCGACATTCCGACCCGTCTCTTCGCCTTCTCCGACGATATGGACGGGTTGCGCAAGGTTCCCGACAATGTGCCGAACCAGGAATTGCTGGCGCAGCATCTGGGCAAACCGCTGACCCAGGTGCCCGACCCCTTCGGCACCCATGACAGTTTTGGCCAGCACAACAATGCCCGTCTCCAGGCTTTCCTGGACAGCTTCGGTTTCGAGTATGAATTCCGCTCTGCAACGGAATGCTACAAAAGCGGTGAATTCGATCAGGCCCTTCTGGACGTGCTGCGCAATTATGAAAAAGTGCAGAACATCATGCTCCCCAGCCTGGGTGAGGAACGCCGCAAGACCTACAGCCCCTTCCTGCCGATCTGCCCGGAAACCGGCATCGTCCTGCAGGTCCCTGTTGTTGAACTGAACCCGGAAGCCGGCACCATCGTCTATGAACGCGAAGACGGCAAAAAGGTTGAGACCGAAGTCACCGGCGGCAAATGCAAACTGCAGTGGAAGCCGGACTGGGCCATGCGTTGGCATGCCCTGGGCGTGGACTATGAAATGTCCGGCAAAGACCTGACAGATTCCGTTAAACTGTCGGGCAAGATCTGCCGCGCTTTGGGCAGCCGCCCGCCGGAAAACCTGACCTATGAATTGTTCCTCGACGAACAGGGCCAGAAGATTTCCAAGTCCAAGGGCAACGGCCTCAGCATGGAAGAGTGGCTGACCTACGCCACGCCGGAAAGCCTGGCCAACTTCATGTTCGCCAAGCCGAAGACCGCCAAACGCCTCTATTTCGATGTTATTCCGAAACAGGTGGACGAATATTACGCCCATGTCCGTTCTTTCGACGGGCAGGAACCGGCCAAGAAGCTGGAAAGCCCGGCCTGGCACATCCACAACGGCCAGCCGCCCAAGGATGTCCCGCCGCTGAGCTTCTCGATCCTGCTGAACCTGGCAAGTGTGTGCAACGCAGAGGACCCGAGCGTCCTTTGGGGCTTCATCTCCCGCTATGTGCCGGGTGCGACGCCGCAAAACAATCTGGCCCTGGACAAGCTGGTCGGCTATGCGGTCCGCTATTATCAGGACTTCGTCAAACCGACGAAGAAATACCGCCTGCCGGTGGGCAAGGAAGTGGAAGCCCTGCAGGAATTGAAGGCCCGTCTGGACAACATGCCGGAAGATGCTGACGGCGAGGCTGCACAGACCGCCGTCTACGAGGTTGGCAAGGCGCATGAATTCGACAACCTGCGTGACTGGTTCAAGGCACAGTATGAAATCCTGCTGGGCCAGGAAACGGGCCCGCGCATGGGGTCTTTCATCGCGCTCTACGGCCTGCGTGAAACCAGCGACCTGATTGACCGCGCCCTGAAGGGTGAGGACCTGTCGGCCTAA
- a CDS encoding PAS domain-containing sensor histidine kinase: MADDSDQLYRNMFEKAVEGMYRTSTDGRYLEANLALARMHGCQSVDEFKSIFGVTMSAYARLEDRDRFVSIIAEKGELHAVEFLGQRLDGSTFWMLESGRALYDEEGVVVGFEGIVEDISNLRTIERELQEARHLAETADRLKTELLSNIGHELRSPLNAIIGFSEMISRLGRDRQCDSEIAAYANEINENADRLLVVINSLLEFSDINAGLNSQAFDMVDVIALIHSIERRFAARFKEKKLSFNIRLCSVTPALHSEERALRRALENILSNAIKFTPEAGEVSLCLSLTEPGGLSLQVVDSGIGLEKDGLDRAMAPFEQVDSSLSRHFEGVGLGLPMARSLVEQLGGSFAIRSTPGAGTAVTFQFPSDLVTVMHKV; this comes from the coding sequence ATGGCAGACGATTCAGACCAGCTTTATCGGAATATGTTCGAGAAGGCGGTCGAAGGAATGTATCGAACGTCAACGGATGGCCGGTATCTGGAGGCCAATCTGGCGCTGGCCCGTATGCACGGCTGCCAGTCGGTTGACGAATTCAAGAGCATTTTCGGTGTCACCATGTCCGCCTATGCGAGGCTGGAGGACCGCGACCGCTTTGTATCCATTATTGCGGAGAAAGGGGAGCTTCACGCCGTAGAGTTTCTGGGGCAGCGTCTCGATGGGTCAACATTCTGGATGCTGGAAAGCGGCAGGGCCCTCTATGACGAGGAGGGTGTGGTCGTTGGATTCGAGGGGATCGTTGAAGACATTTCCAACCTTCGGACAATTGAACGGGAGTTGCAGGAGGCCAGGCATCTGGCCGAAACCGCGGACCGGCTCAAGACAGAACTGTTGTCCAATATCGGGCATGAATTGCGGTCCCCGCTGAATGCCATCATCGGTTTTTCGGAGATGATCTCCCGTCTTGGCCGGGACCGGCAGTGTGACAGTGAGATTGCTGCCTATGCCAATGAAATCAATGAAAATGCCGACCGCCTTCTGGTGGTGATCAACTCGCTGCTTGAGTTTAGCGACATCAATGCGGGATTGAACAGTCAGGCCTTTGATATGGTCGATGTTATTGCCCTGATCCATTCCATAGAAAGACGGTTTGCCGCTCGTTTTAAGGAAAAGAAACTCTCATTCAATATCCGGTTGTGTTCAGTCACACCGGCCTTGCATTCGGAAGAACGGGCATTGCGGCGCGCCTTGGAGAATATCCTGTCCAATGCCATAAAATTCACCCCGGAAGCGGGCGAAGTCAGTCTTTGCCTGAGTTTGACGGAGCCCGGCGGGCTGTCGTTGCAGGTGGTCGACAGCGGGATCGGCCTTGAGAAGGACGGGCTTGATCGCGCCATGGCGCCGTTTGAGCAGGTCGATTCCTCCCTTAGTCGCCATTTTGAAGGCGTTGGCCTTGGCTTGCCGATGGCGCGATCCCTGGTGGAGCAACTGGGTGGCAGCTTTGCCATCCGGTCGACACCGGGGGCGGGAACCGCCGTCACCTTCCAGTTCCCCAGTGATCTGGTCACCGTCATGCATAAAGTCTGA